GATAGTCGCTGGTGCGCTGCAGGCTATGCTGAATTTGCTGCAGCAGCTCCTGTTTGTCTGGGGAGGAGAGGGAAGAGTGCAGGTCGTAGGCGTACCAGATGCCCTTGTGCTCCACCAGGTGATTCTCGAAGTTATAGGGCTGGCCCGAGGCGGCTTTCAGCAGCAGGCACACTGATATGGGGTTGAAAATGGTACCGAAGGGATTCACCAGCACATCTACCTTTTGCTGCTGTAGCTTGTTGCCAATCACCTCTGCAAAGCAAGAGCCGATGGTAACTACTTTGTCCTGTAACGTCAGGTTAAGATTTGCAGAGGGTACGTTTACTTCGGTGCGAAACATAAGTATGGGCGTGGCTTTAGACAAATGTACGGCAAAGGGCAAAAAAAAGCGTCCTGCCATACCTGGCAGGACGCTTTATCTTTTATCGTTCAGAAGAAGCTTATTCAGCCACTACATTGAAACGTACCTGGTGCTTCACTTCCTTGTGCAGGTTAAGTGTTGCGGTGTATTCGCCAGCAGTTTTCACGTCCTGGTCGAAAGAGATACGCTTGCGGTCTACATCAAATCCTTTTGCCTTCAGGGCATCAGAAAGCTGAAGCGTAGTTACAGAACCGAAGATCTTTCCGGTCTCGCCCACTTTTGCAGGAAGCTCAAGCGTGATGTCGCCGATGCTGTTAGCCAGCTCCTGGGCGTCATTCTTGAATTTCTCAGCTTTGTGTGCAGCCTGGCGGATGTTTTCAGCTACTACTTTTCTGCTTGATTTGTCAGCGATAACTGCCAGCCCCTGTGGGATCAGGTAGTTACGGCCATAACCAGGCTTTACTTCAACGATATCGTTTTTGTAGCCAAGGTTCTTTACGTCGTCTTTAAGTATTACTTCCATCGTTGTTCCTCCTTATTTTAAAGAATCCGTAACATAAGGTAAAATCGCAAGGTGTCTTGCTCTGGCAACCGCCTGGGCCACTTTGCGCTGGAACTTCAGGCTAGTGCCTGTTAATCTCCTTGGAAGGATCTTGCCCTGCTCGTTCACGAACTTCAGCAGGAAGTTACCATCTTTGTAGTCGATATACTTAATTCCGCTTTTCTTGAAACGGCAGTATTTCTGACGGTTTTCTTGTTTGTGTACTCTTTCGTTAACTAAGCTCATTATCCTTTAACCTCCTCTTTTTTAGCTTGTGATTTGAACTCGCCGTTTCTTCTACGCTCATTGTAAGCCACAGCGTGCTTATCAAGGGCAGTAGTAAGGAAACGTACTACTTTTTCATCACGGCGATAAGCCAGCTCAAGCTGATCAACAACGGTTGTAGGAGCTTTATACTCTACAAGGTGATAAAAACCAGTTGACTTTTTCTGGATTGGGTAAGCCAGTTTACGAAGACCCCAGTTTTCTTCGTGAATGATTTCGGCGCCATTTTCCTTAAGCACCTCTCTGAACTTCTCGACCGTTTCTTGCATCTGCGCCTCGTTCAACAGAGGAGTCAGGATGAAGACAGTTTCGTAATTTCTCAATTCCATCGGTTCGAATTATTTATAATTTTAGCCTGCAAAGGTAAATGTCTGATTTGGTAATAGCAAGGGTATGCCTGATAAATATGTAAAGTTCAGGCAAATAACGGCAGATAAAAAGGCAGTCGCAGGTTAATCGCCGATACTATATATAATAAGGAGTAAATCTTCTATTTCGAATCTAAATTCTGAGTAGTGAAAAGTCTGCAGAAGGTGGCGCTTTGTTCTCTCTTCTGAATGTATTGTACATTCCTAATTTTCGAACAAATAAGTAGGCTGCGGGATTTATACGGAAACAAAGGGAACTTATAACTTTTTCCAGAGGATAAGTACGTAAAAAATCGGCTTCTTATTTAGAATAAATTTAAATAAAACTGCTTAGAAAGCATGATAAACCGTGTAAGGCCTGACAGTGAGCGGCTGGTGCCTGAAGGGGGCTCTAGAGGCCAAATAATAAAGTTTTTATGTTTGATTAATGGAATTCCAGTAGTAGATTTGTGGCCGTAAAGTAAATTCTTCATACTAAACACACACGTGATCTTGGCTATGAGTAGCTGTATACTTAAATCTAAATCTAAAATTTTCTTCGCCTTCTTGTTTGCGACGATGCTTTCGTTTGGTGCTTATGCCCAAGGGGAAAGCGAGCAGGCGGAAGTGGCGACAAAAGGGGTAGAGCCTGGTTCAACTGAAGGTGCGACAGTAGGTGGTGGCGCTGATCCCGCAGTGATTGATGCAGGTGCTGCATTGTTCAAGAACAACTGTGTGGTTTGTCACTCTGCCGGAACTGACGTGATTGTGGGCCCTGGCCTGCAAGGTATTACTGAAAGACGCAGCACGCCTTGGTTGATCAAGTGGATCAAGAACTCACAGGCGCTGGTTGCGGCTGGTGATCCAGAGGCTGTGGCTGTCTACAATGAGTATAAGAAGCAGGCGATGCCTTCTTTCAACTTCTCAGACGATGAGATAAAGTCTATCCTGGCTTACATCGAGGCAGGTCCTGCATCTGACGTGGCGGCTTCGGTTCCTACTACGGTAGGTGCGGAAGAGGGTGGCCCGGGTAACATTGGTACAGATGCCCTTGGTTCTATAGGAAGCTACCTGGATATTGTGCTGGTCGTGTTGATCATTGTGTTGATTGTACTGGTAGTGACCTTGTTGCTGATTACTTCACTCCTGAAGAACTACCTGAACAAGAACCGCAAGCTGAACGAGTATGACGACGAGGTAGTTAACCAGCGCTTCGACTTTTCTAAAGTATATAAATCAAAAGCTGTTCGCGGGTTGGTGACGCTCATCTTTGTGGTGGTGCTGCTTGATCTGGCCTGGGGTACTGCCATGGGTATAGGCATACAGCAGGGCTATGAGCCAACTCAGCCGATTGCCTTCTCGCACAAACTCCACGCTGGTGAGCATCAGATTAACTGTAACTACTGCCACACCACTGTTTACAAGAGTAAGAGTGCCAGCATTCCTTCTGCCAACATCTGTATGAACTGCCACAGCCAGATTCAAACAGAGTCTCCTGAGATTCAGAAAATATACCGTGCCATTGAGCGCAACAGGCCAATTGAGTGGGTGCGTGTACACAACCTGCCCGACCTGGCATACTTCAACCACTCCCAGCACACGCAGGTGGGTGGCATTGAGTGCCAGACCTGCCACGGTCCGATCCAGGAAATGGATGTGGTGTACCAATACTCTCCTTTAACTATGGGCTGGTGTATTGATTGCCACCGCGAAACGCCTCTTAACACAGAGGGTAACGAGTATTATGACAATCTTGTGGAGCTGCACGAGCAGTCATCACAGGGAGCTTTCACAGTGTCATCAAACGGTGGTACAGAGTGCTCTAAGTGTCACTATTAATTAGAATAAGTAAGAAAAGTATTCGAGTTTTCTAGATATAATATGCAAGACAGAATAAAATACTGGAAAGGAATTGAGGAGCTGGAAAACACTCCTGAGTTCGCGAAGAATGCTCATAACGAGTTTCCAGAATTCCTGCCGGTTAATGAAGCGAATGGAGAGGGTGGCGCGGGGAAAACGCAGCGCCGTGACTTCCTGAAGCTTCTGGGCTTTAGTATGGCTGCCGTGTCGCTGGCTTCTTGTGAGGCTCCGGTGCGCAAGGCTATACCTTACCTGAACAAGCCTGTTGATGTAGAGCCTGGAGTAGCCAACTGGTATGCTTCTACCTACTACCAGAACGGTGACTACAACAGTATTCTTGTAAAAACACGCGAGGGACGTCCGATTAAGATCGAGCCAAACCCTATGTCGTTCCTGACGCCTTACGGCACAAGCCCGAGAGCACAGGCTTCCCTGCTGGGCCTCTACGACGAAAACAGATTGCGCTTCCCGCTTATCAAGGGCGAAGAGGCGAAGTGGGATGATGTAGACAGACAAATTAGAGCCCGCTTAGCCAATGTAAACGGCAAAGTAGCTTTTGTTTCTTCTACCATCATCAGTCCAACTACACAAAAGCTGATCAACGAGTTTGGGGTGCGCTTCGGAAACTTCGAGCACGTGATGTATGATGCCAACTCTGCCTCTGGTTTACTGCAGGCAAACGGTGGTGTCATTCCTGGCTACGACTTCAGCAAAGCAAATGTGATTGTTGGCATCAACGCTGACTTCCTGGGTACCTGGTTAGCGCCAGTGCCGTTTGCGAAACAGTATATCCAAAACAGAAAAGTAGATGCTGATAATCCGACGATGTCGCGTCATTATCAGTTCGAAACCATATTCTCGCTAACAGGTGCCAACGCCGATGTGCGCATGCCGATTAAGCCTTCAGAGGAGGCTGCTTTGGTAACGGCACTGTACAGAGGCATTACCGGACAAGGCAGTGCATCAGGTGCTGTAGCGGAGTCTAAGATATTGGCTGCGGCTGTTAAAGAACTGCAGGCGAACAGGGGCAAAGCCCTTGTGGTGGCAGGCTCTAACGACCCGGCAATCCAGTCAATGGTGGCAGCGATCAACAGCGCCCTGGGTGCTGCGGGTACTACCATCAATACAGAGGCGCCATTCTATGTGAAGCGTGGAAATGACGCGAACATGATCCGCCTGATAAACGAAATGAACGCGGGCACAGTAGGAGCGGTATTCTTCGCAGAGGCTAACCCAGCCTACAACCACCCACTTGCTGCCAAGCTTGTGAGCGGACTGAAGAAGGTAGACCTTCGGGTTTCTTTTGCTGACAAAGTAGATGAGACAGCGGCCCTTGTTGAATTCGTAACGCCAGACAACCACTACCTGGAGTCATGGAACGACTTTGAAGCGAGAAGAGGCTACCTAAGCTTGGCACAGCCGGCTATTAGCCCAATATTTACTACACGCCAAATGCAGGACAGCTTGCTAGCCTGGAGCGGTCAGAACACGAACTATTACGAATACCTGCGTAACAACTGGAGATCAGTAGCCACAGGCGGTGATTTCAACCAGTTCTGGGACAAGACGGTGCATGACGGCGTATTCGAAGGTGGTGTAAGTATGTTGAATATAGCAGCTTCTGCTCCGGCAGCGGCCTCTGCTACGCCAATCAATATTGCTTCCGGTGCTGTAGAGGCAGTTGTTTACGAGTCTGTTAACATCGGTACCGGCGAATTAGTAGGCAATCCATGGTTACAGGAACTTCCTGATCCAATCTCTAAAGCAACATGGGGTAACTATGTCGCCATGCCACGTAAGATGGCTGTGGAGATGCAAGTAGAGCAGGGCGATGTGATTAAGGTGACGTTTGCTAACGGAGAAAGCATTGAACTTCCGGCGCTGATGCAGCCAGGTCAGGCAAATGGAACAGTGGGCATAGCTTTGGGTTATGGTCGTGATCTGAAGAGCAGCCCGGTAGCAAATGGCTTAGGTGCAAATGCTTACCCAATCACAACGGTATCCGGAAACACAGTATTGTATGCCGGTACGGTAAAGCTCGAAAAAACAGACGCACACTCGCCAATTGCGCAAACGCAGACGCATCACACGGTTATGGATCGTTTGGTAGTGCAGGCGAACACACTGGCCAACTATAAGGCAAATCCAAAAGAAGTTACAGAGTATATCCGTATTGCCACGCACGAAGGAGCTGCCAAGCCGGCAACCATCTCTTTGTGGGATGATTATGAGTACAAGAACCACCACTGGGGTATGGTTATCGACCTTAACTCCTGTATTGGTTGCGGTGCTTGTACCATGAGCTGTAACGTGGAGAACAACATACCTGTAGTAGGTAAGGCAGAAGTGCTGAACCGACGCGAAATGCACTGGATGCGTATCGACAGGTACTATAGCTCGGTTGAGCACGAGGAGAAGGATTACGCCACGATGGAGGATCCTGCTGAAAACCCATCGGTTGTATTCCAGCCAATGCTTTGTCAGCACTGTAACCACGCACCATGCGAGACAGTGTGTCCGGTAGCCGCTACCATGCACAGCTCGGAGGGTATCAACCAGATGGTTTACAATCGTTGCGTTGGTACACGCTACTGCGCTAACAACTGTCCATATAAGGTGCGTCGCTTTAACTGGTTTGCTTATGCGAACAACGACAAGTTCGATGTAAACCAGCCAATGAACAACGACTTGGGCAAGATGGTGTTGAACCCAGATGTAACCGTTCGTTCGCGTGGTGTGATGGAGAAATGCTCCTTCTGTGTGCAGCGTGTGCAGCTAGGCAAACTGGAGGCTAAGCGTGAGAATAGAAGACCAAAGGACGGAGAAATCGTAACGGCCTGTGCTCAGTCTTGCCCTACAGAGGCAATTGTATTCGGAGATATGTTAGATCCGGAAAGCCGCGTATCAAAGATTCTGGCCCGTCAGCAGGGAGAGCGTGCTTTCCACGTGCTGGAGGAATTGAACACGCAGCCAAACGTAACATACCTGACAAAAATTAGAAACTTAGCTTAAAATATAACTTCGAGAGCGTTATGCAGCATGTATCTCCGATAAGAGAGCCTCTTGTAACCGGGGGGAAAACATACCACGACATCACGGAAGATGTCTGCAGACAGGTAGAAGCCAAGCCCAACGCACGTTGGGCAGCGGCGCTGGCTGTTGCACTGGTAGGTTTGGCCATATTTATTTACTCTGTTTACCGTACACTTTTCTATGGTATCGGAGAATGGGGACTGAATAAGACTGTAGGTTGGGCATGGGACATCACAAACTTCGTGTGGTGGGTAGGTATCGGCCACGCCGGTACGCTGATCTCTGCCATTCTATTGCTGTTCCGTCAGAAGTGGAGAACTTCCATCAACCGTGCAGCCGAGGCGATGACTATCTTCGCCGTAATTTGCGCGGCGATGTTCCCGGTACTGCACATGGGCCGCCCCTGGCTGGCTTACTGGGTACTACCGCTGCCAAACACATTCGGTTCACTTTGGGTTAACTTCAACTCCCCACTTCTCTGGGACGTATTCGCGATTTCAACTTACTTCTCTGTATCTCTTGTTTTCTGGTACATCGGTCTGATTCCTGACTTTGCCACCATCCGCGACAGAGCAACCGGTCCGATAGCAAGAAGAGCTTATGCCGTACTTTCTATGAACTGGACAGGTTCTGCCAAAGCATGGTCGCGTTACGAGACAGTTTCGCTTATACTTGCAGGTGTGGCTACTCCACTGGTACTTTCAGTACACACTATTGTATCCATGGACTTTGCAACCTCGGTTATACCGGGCTGGCACACCACTATCTTCCCGCCATACTTTGTGGCTGGTGCGATCTTCTCTGGTTTCGCCATGGTATTGACACTGATGATCATCACGCGCAAGACCTTCAAACTGGAAGATTACATCACGCTGGAGCACGTGGAATCGATGAACAAGGTAATTATCCTGACTGGTTCTATCGTGGGTGTTGCTTATACTACAGAATTCTTCATTGCCTGGTACTCTCAGGTAGAGTATGAGCAGTATGCCTTCATTAACCGGGCTACGGGTCCTTACTGGTGGGCTTACTGGTCGATGATGACGTGTAACGTAATTACGCCACAGCTTTTCTGGTTCCGCAAAATCAGAAGAAGTTTAACAGCTACCTTCATCATCTCCATCTTCGTGAACATCGGTATGTGGTTTGAGCGATTTGTGATCAT
Above is a window of Pontibacter akesuensis DNA encoding:
- the rplI gene encoding 50S ribosomal protein L9: MEVILKDDVKNLGYKNDIVEVKPGYGRNYLIPQGLAVIADKSSRKVVAENIRQAAHKAEKFKNDAQELANSIGDITLELPAKVGETGKIFGSVTTLQLSDALKAKGFDVDRKRISFDQDVKTAGEYTATLNLHKEVKHQVRFNVVAE
- the rpsR gene encoding 30S ribosomal protein S18 yields the protein MSLVNERVHKQENRQKYCRFKKSGIKYIDYKDGNFLLKFVNEQGKILPRRLTGTSLKFQRKVAQAVARARHLAILPYVTDSLK
- the rpsF gene encoding 30S ribosomal protein S6; the encoded protein is MELRNYETVFILTPLLNEAQMQETVEKFREVLKENGAEIIHEENWGLRKLAYPIQKKSTGFYHLVEYKAPTTVVDQLELAYRRDEKVVRFLTTALDKHAVAYNERRRNGEFKSQAKKEEVKG
- a CDS encoding cytochrome c3 family protein; the protein is MSSCILKSKSKIFFAFLFATMLSFGAYAQGESEQAEVATKGVEPGSTEGATVGGGADPAVIDAGAALFKNNCVVCHSAGTDVIVGPGLQGITERRSTPWLIKWIKNSQALVAAGDPEAVAVYNEYKKQAMPSFNFSDDEIKSILAYIEAGPASDVAASVPTTVGAEEGGPGNIGTDALGSIGSYLDIVLVVLIIVLIVLVVTLLLITSLLKNYLNKNRKLNEYDDEVVNQRFDFSKVYKSKAVRGLVTLIFVVVLLDLAWGTAMGIGIQQGYEPTQPIAFSHKLHAGEHQINCNYCHTTVYKSKSASIPSANICMNCHSQIQTESPEIQKIYRAIERNRPIEWVRVHNLPDLAYFNHSQHTQVGGIECQTCHGPIQEMDVVYQYSPLTMGWCIDCHRETPLNTEGNEYYDNLVELHEQSSQGAFTVSSNGGTECSKCHY
- a CDS encoding TAT-variant-translocated molybdopterin oxidoreductase, giving the protein MQDRIKYWKGIEELENTPEFAKNAHNEFPEFLPVNEANGEGGAGKTQRRDFLKLLGFSMAAVSLASCEAPVRKAIPYLNKPVDVEPGVANWYASTYYQNGDYNSILVKTREGRPIKIEPNPMSFLTPYGTSPRAQASLLGLYDENRLRFPLIKGEEAKWDDVDRQIRARLANVNGKVAFVSSTIISPTTQKLINEFGVRFGNFEHVMYDANSASGLLQANGGVIPGYDFSKANVIVGINADFLGTWLAPVPFAKQYIQNRKVDADNPTMSRHYQFETIFSLTGANADVRMPIKPSEEAALVTALYRGITGQGSASGAVAESKILAAAVKELQANRGKALVVAGSNDPAIQSMVAAINSALGAAGTTINTEAPFYVKRGNDANMIRLINEMNAGTVGAVFFAEANPAYNHPLAAKLVSGLKKVDLRVSFADKVDETAALVEFVTPDNHYLESWNDFEARRGYLSLAQPAISPIFTTRQMQDSLLAWSGQNTNYYEYLRNNWRSVATGGDFNQFWDKTVHDGVFEGGVSMLNIAASAPAAASATPINIASGAVEAVVYESVNIGTGELVGNPWLQELPDPISKATWGNYVAMPRKMAVEMQVEQGDVIKVTFANGESIELPALMQPGQANGTVGIALGYGRDLKSSPVANGLGANAYPITTVSGNTVLYAGTVKLEKTDAHSPIAQTQTHHTVMDRLVVQANTLANYKANPKEVTEYIRIATHEGAAKPATISLWDDYEYKNHHWGMVIDLNSCIGCGACTMSCNVENNIPVVGKAEVLNRREMHWMRIDRYYSSVEHEEKDYATMEDPAENPSVVFQPMLCQHCNHAPCETVCPVAATMHSSEGINQMVYNRCVGTRYCANNCPYKVRRFNWFAYANNDKFDVNQPMNNDLGKMVLNPDVTVRSRGVMEKCSFCVQRVQLGKLEAKRENRRPKDGEIVTACAQSCPTEAIVFGDMLDPESRVSKILARQQGERAFHVLEELNTQPNVTYLTKIRNLA
- the nrfD gene encoding NrfD/PsrC family molybdoenzyme membrane anchor subunit, which codes for MQHVSPIREPLVTGGKTYHDITEDVCRQVEAKPNARWAAALAVALVGLAIFIYSVYRTLFYGIGEWGLNKTVGWAWDITNFVWWVGIGHAGTLISAILLLFRQKWRTSINRAAEAMTIFAVICAAMFPVLHMGRPWLAYWVLPLPNTFGSLWVNFNSPLLWDVFAISTYFSVSLVFWYIGLIPDFATIRDRATGPIARRAYAVLSMNWTGSAKAWSRYETVSLILAGVATPLVLSVHTIVSMDFATSVIPGWHTTIFPPYFVAGAIFSGFAMVLTLMIITRKTFKLEDYITLEHVESMNKVIILTGSIVGVAYTTEFFIAWYSQVEYEQYAFINRATGPYWWAYWSMMTCNVITPQLFWFRKIRRSLTATFIISIFVNIGMWFERFVIIVTSLHRDYLPSSWAMFYPSWVDVGVYVGTIGLFFTLFLLFAKFFPVVNMAEVKAILKSSSGVVHTPHNTMHGTDKNLNTNTHHNE